The Hymenobacter swuensis DY53 genome includes the window CCGCCGCCTCGGTGAAGGAGTTCATGAAGGAAATTCAGAACTACCGCAATGGCATCACCGACGAGGAGCTGCAGTTCCTGCAGGCCTCGGTGGGCCAGAGCGACGCGTTGCGCTACGAAACCGGCCAGCAGAAAGCTGCCTTCCTGAGCCGCCTGCTGGAGTATGACCTGCCCACCACATACGTGCAGCAGCAGAGCGACATACTGAAAGCCCTCAAGAAAGAGGACGTGCAGGGTATTGCCCAGAAATACCTGCCCGCCGACAACATGTACATCGTGGTAGTCGGCGACCGGGCCAAGTCGTTCCCCGGCCTCGCGGAGCTGGGCTACGAGGTAGTCGAGCTGGATGCCGAAGGTACCCGCGTAGCCACCGCCGCCCCGGCTGCGGCCCCGGCGTCGGTCCTCACGCCGGCCCCGGACGCGGAGAAGATGAAGGTGGTCACCAAGGACGCCAACGGGAAGAAGGAGAAGAAGAAGTCCAAGAAAGACAAGGACGCGAAATAAGCCCCTCCGGCTCACCAGTACCTGAAACCGGCCCGGTCTGCGCAAGCAGGTCGGGCCGGTTTTTTAGCGGCAGATGAATGGCGGCAGCAGTGCTCTGCCGACCACCTTCACCCTTGCGGGAACCACTTGCCCCACCGGAAATGTAGCCTACGTGCAGCCGCCGGGCCGAAATCCGTATCTTTCCCATGCCCGGATTAGGCGGCACCCTTATGGTAGTGGAGAAAGACCCCGCAACAACCCGGGCGCTGGACGACGTACTGGCCCGCCTGGATGCCTTTAAGCACAAATTTTACCTGAATCTGCTGGTGCGGGGGCTGCTGGTGGCCGGCGGCCTTGTGCTCAGCCTGTTCCTCGTGTTCAACCTGCTCGAGTACTTCCTGTACCTGCCCACCTGGGTGCGGGCCGGACTGCTGTTCGGGTTTGTGGGCGGGGTGGCCGTGGCCTTCTTCCGCTGGATCTGGCAGCCGCTGGCCGCCCTCACCCACCTGCGCCGCATGCTGAGCGACGAGCAGGCAGCCCGTAGGGTAGGAGAACTGTTCCCGGAGGTGCAGGACAAGCTATTGAACGCGCTGCAGCTGCGTGGCCAAGCTCAGGAAAATGCTTTGCTGGCCGCCAGCCTTGAACAGCGCGCCGGCCAGCTGCGGGGCGTGGAGTTTAGCCAGGGCATCAATATTCAGGCCCAGACCCGGCCGCTGTGGAAGTACGTGGCCGTGCCCGCCGTAGTGGTAATGGGGCTGCTGCTGGTGTACCCGCGCCTGTTTGTGCAGGGCACCGGCCGCATTCTGAACTATAACCGCACGTACAGTCCGCCTGCGCCTTTCCGGTTCGTGGTGGAAAACAAACAGCTCACGGCCTTCCAGGGCGAGGATTTCAGCCTGAATGTGGCCGTGGAAGGGGAGGCCCTGCCCAACGAAATCAGTATTGCGTTTGAGGGCCGGCAGCGCCGCCTCACCCGCACCACCGGCAACCTGTTCCGCTACGATTTCCGGCAGCTGCGCCGCGACGTGCAGTTCCAGCTCACGGCCGCCGGCTTTAGCTCCGAGGCCTATAACCTGACGGTAAAAACCCGGCCCAACCTCCGCGACTTCGTGGTGCGGGCTACCTACCCGGCTTACCTGCGGCGGCCCGCCGAAACTTTGCGCAACGCCGGCAACCTCACCGTACCCGAGGGCACCGACCTGCGCTGGGATTTCAGCACCGAGGCCACCGATCAGCTCCGCCTGCAGTTCCGCAACCCTGACGAAACCCTCACCGCCACCTCCGACGACGGGCAGTTCCTCGTTAGCCGCCGGGCCCTGCGCAGCCAGACCTACGCGGTGCAGCTGCGCAACGCGGCCAGCCCCAACCGGGACCCCATCGAGTACCAGCTCACCGTAGTGCCCGACCAGGTGCCCGAGGTGACGCTGGAAACCTTCCAGGACACCACTGCCCGCCGCTTCCTGGCCCTGGGTGGCAACCTGCGCGACGACTACGGCTTCTCGCGGCTGCAGCTGCACTACCGGGTGCTGAGCAAGGGCCGGCCCAACGCCGCCTACCAGATGAAGGCTTTGCCCCTGGGCACCGGCCCCAGCCAGAGCTACGCCTACCAGTGGGATGCGCGCCCGCTCAACCTGAAGCCCGGCGACCGGCTGGAGTACTTCGTGCAGGCCTGGGACAACGACGGTGTGCACGGCCCCAAGGCCGCCCGCAGCCGCACCGCCGAGTTCCGCCTACCCGGCCGCGCCGAGCAGCGCCAGCAGCTGGCCTCCCAGAGCCAGGCCGTACAGAGCCAGCTCAGCCAGGCCGCTCAGCAGAGCAAGAAGATGGAGCGGGAACTTGCTAAGGCCGAGGACAAGCTGAAAGTGAAGCGCGACCTGAATTTCCAGGACCGCAAGCAGCTCAAGGACATGCTCGACCAGAAGCAGCAGATGGACCAGGCCATGGATGAGCTGAAACGGCAGTTTGAGCAGCTGCAGGAGCAGCAGAACGAGCTGAACCCGCAGAAAAACGAGGAGCTGGCCGAGAAAGCCAAGGAGCTGCAGAAGCTGATGGAAGACCTGCTCGACCCCGAAACCAAGAAGCTCTACGAGGAGCTGCGCAAGCTGCTGGAGCAGCAGCAGGACCAGAACCAGCCCGACATGCAAAAGCTCCTGCAGCAGCTCGAAAACAAGGAAAACACCCTACAGAAGGAGCTGGAGCGCGCCCTCGAAATGTTCAAGCAGTTGCAGTTTGAGCAGAAGCAGGACCAGGCCCTCGAAAAGCTCCAGCAGCTGGCCCAGGAGCAGCAGAAGCTGGCCGAGGAAACTCAGAAAAACGACAAGCAGAACCCCGATAACAAGCTCAGCAACGAACAACAAAAAGCAAACAACGAGCAACTAAAAAATAAGCAGGCCGAGCAGCAGCAGCAGTTCGACGAGGTGAAGCAGGACCTGCAGGACCTGAAGGAGCTGGACAAGCAACTCGATGGCCAGAATGGGGCCGACGAGATGAAGCAGGACCAGCAACAGGTGGACGAGCAACAGCAGCAAAGTCAGGAGCAGCTGGGCAAAAACCAGAACCAGAAAGCCAGCCAGAACCAAAAGCAGGCCGCCCAGAAAATGCAGCAGATGGCTCAGAAGATGCAGCAGCAGATGGACCAGGAAGAATCCGACGAGCAGCAGCAGAACATCGACGACCTGCGCGACATCCTGGAAAACCTGCTCAAGCTCAGCTTCGACCAGGAAAACCTGATGAAGCAGTTCCGCCAGGTGGACCAGTCGGACCCGCGCTTCGTGCAGCTGGGCCAGACCCAGCGCAAGCTCAAGGACGACGCCCGCGTGGTGCAGGATTCGCTGTATGCCCTGGCCAAACGCGTGTTCCAGATCAAGAGCTTCGTGACCCGCGAGGTGGGCGAGATGAACGGCCGCATGGACGAGAGCCTCGACCAGATCCGGCAGCGCAACGTGGGCCGCGCCACCAGCTCCCAGCAACTGGCCATGACCAGCATGAACAACCTGGCCCTGATGCTCAACGATGCCCTCCAGCAGATGCAGCAGCAGCAGCGCGAAAGTCAGAGCCAGCAGCAGATGCAGGGCGGCGGCAAGCCGGGCCGTAAGAAGAAAAAAGGCAGCAGCGCCGGCGAGGGCCAGATGGGCCGCATGCAGCAGCAGCTCAACCAGCAGATTCAACAGCTCCAGCAGAGCGGCAAAACCGGTCGTGCCCTCTCCGAGGAGTTGGCCAAGCTGGCCGGCCAGCAGCAGATGCTGCGCCAAGCCATGCAGGATCTGGAGCGCATGCAGCAGAAAGGCGGCGGTAAACCCGGTTCTAACAAAGATGGCCAGGGGCAAAACGGCGCCGGCGGCCTCGGCGACGTGAAAAAAATGATGGAACAAACCGAAACCGACCTCGTAAACAAGCGGCTGACGGAGCAAACCATTATGCGCCAGCGCCAAATCCTGACCCGTTTGCTGGAAGCCGAGAAATCGGCCCGGGAGCGGGACCAGGACGACAAGCGGGAAGCGCAGACGGCGCAGAACCGTCCGCCGGTATTTCCGCCGGCTTTTCAGCAGTACAAACGCCAGCAAAACCGCCAGACAGAGTTGCTGCGGACGGTACCGCCTACGCTCACCCCGTACTATCAGCGCGAGGTGAGTGAATATTTTCAAAAAATGAAATAGCGTTCTGCTAATTTTACCCTCTTACCCGCTGCCCCTCTCTTTTCCTCTTTTATGAAGCAGGTCAAAATTCAGATTCCTTCCCTGGTTGAAAATATCCGCGTTGTAGAAAGCTTTATCGACAACTCGAAGGATACGTTTCACATCGACGACGATATTTACGGCAACATTATGGTGGCCGTCACGGAAGCCGTAAACAACGCCATCCGCCACGGCAATAAGTTCGATAAGGACAAGAACGTGTTCCTGTCCTTGTTTGTGGAGCCAGACCGGGTGAAGTTTGAGATTGAGGATGAAGGCACGGGTTTCGACTACACCAATCTCTCGGACCCCACGGCCCCCGAAAACTTGGAGAACCCTGGTGGCCGCGGCATCTTCCTGATCCGCCACCTAGCCGATGAAGTGGAGTTCCAGAAGGATGGCCGCCATGTGCAGCTGACCTTCATGCTGCCCACGCCCGCCACGGAAGCTGAACAGACTTCGACTATCAACGGGGCCGAAACGACGGCTCACTAAACATTTTCTGTTGCCATGAGCGACCTGCCTACTGAGCACGATGAGTTAGAGGACGCAGATGATTTCGGCGGCGAAAGCCACGGCATCGAGTTCATGGTGGAGGATGTGGAATTTGAGCTGGCTGATGCCCAGGACCTAACGTCCTGGATTGAGCGCGTGGCTGAAGTACACGAGCACGAAATCGTGCAGCTCACCTATATCTTCTGCTCCGATGAGTACCTGCACAAGGTGAATGTGGAGTACCTTGACCATGACACCTACACCGACGTCATCACCTTCGACAACGCCGACGACGCCGACATCATTGAGGGCGACATCTTTATTTCGGTGGATCGAGTACGTGAAAATGCCCTCACCCACGGCGTTACGTTCCGCGACGAGTTGCACCGCGTTATGATTCACGGCGTACTGCATCTGCTCGGCTACGCCGATAAAGACCTGCTCAGCCAGACCGCCATGCGCAAAAAGGAAGACGACTGCCTGTTATTGCGCACATTTTAGAGTGTGTTGCTTTACTAGATCAAAACGCCCGCCATCTGGTGGGCGTTTTTTGTTGACTGGTTGATGAATGAAAGAACGTCATGCAGAGCGGAGTATCCCTACCTCTGGCTAATCATATAGCATTGCAACGAAGCGGTAGAGATGCTTCGGCTTCGCTCAGCATGACGTTCTTTTGTATTCTGCCTATCCCGAATGCTCTGACTACTCTGTATGTCCGCTACTCCGCATCCTATCCGCATTATTCCCGGTCCGGCGCTGGACTACTACCTTGGCCAGGGCTATTACCGCATGCACCAGGACCTGTTTACCTGCCGGTTCTTACCCATCGAAAACCAGCTGTATACAGTGCATTGGTTGCGGCTGGAACTGGCCCGCGTGCACTACGGTCCCGAGCAACGCCGCCTGCTACGCCTAGCCGAGCGGTTTACGGTGGTACGGCGGCCGTTCCGGCTCACGGCCGAGTTGGAGGAACTTTACGCCGCCTACCGCCAGTCCATCACCTTCGATGCGCCGCCCACGGTGGAGGCCTTTTTGCTGGCCGGCTCCACCCATAACGTGTTCAGCACCGAGGTGTTGGAAATCCGGGACGGGGTGCGGCTGGTGGCGGCCGGCATCTTTGATGTGGGAGCCCGCACGCTGGCCGGCATTATGAATTTCTACCACCCCGAGTACCGCAAATTCAGCCTCGGCAAGGTGCTGATGCTGCTGAAACTGGAGCACGCCTGCGCTCTGGGACACTACTATTACTACCCCGGCTACGTAGTCCACAACTACCCCAAGTTCGACTACAAACTGTTCCCCTGCCCGGCCGCCACGGAGGTATTTGACTGCCTGACCGCACAGTGGCTGCCGTTTTCTTGGCCTGAAGTCAACCGCCAAGCCGCCGAGTTGCTGGCCGACTGGAACGAGGACGACTTCGCGCCCGACGATGAAGCATAAGCCCCGGGCCGCGCAATAACGCGCCGTACTGCGTATCTTTGCGCACGTTTTGAGCGTGTTGCGTGGGGCGTTCGGCTACGGTTTTCCTGACAAAGCGCCTGCCACCTGCGGGCGTTTTCTGCTTAACCGTAGCGCGAACTTTCCCCTTGGTGCAAGCTGTTTCCTGCAAACGGTCTGCGCAACGCAGCGTCGGTCAGCCGAATTGGTTGGCTACCAGCAACACGCCGCTCAAACTGCCCAGTTGGCTTAAATCTGCGAATTCATGTTTCAGCAAGAAGAATACGATGTCATTGTAGTAGGAGCCGGGCATGCCGGCTGCGAGGCCGCCGCCGCGGCTGCCAACATGGGCTCCAAAGTCCTGCTGGTGACGATGAACATGAACACCATCGCGCAGATGTCGTGCAACCCGGCCATGGGCGGGGTGGCCAAGGGCCAGATTGTGCGCGAGGTGGACGCGCTGGGCGGCCAGTCGGGCCTCATCACCGACAAAACCATGATTCAGTTCCGGATGCTGAACCGCTCCAAAGGCCCCGCCATGTGGAGCCCCCGGGCGCAGAGTGACCGGATGCGGTTTGCTGAGGAGTGGCGCATGACGCTGGAGCAAACCCCCAACGTGGATTTCTGGCAGGAAGCCGTCATGGGCCTCGTGGTGGAAGAGGGCGCGTGTGTGGGCGTGAAAACCCAGCTCGGCATCGAGTTCCGGGGCAAGTCGGTGGTACTCACCAACGGCACGTTCCTCAACGGCCTCATCCACATCGGGGAGAAGCAGTTTGGCGGTGGCCGGGCGGCCGAGAAAGGGAGTACCGGCATCACGGAGCAGCTGATTGAGCTGGGCTTTGAGGCCGGCCGCATGAAAACCGGCACCCCGCCCCGCGTGGACGGCCGCTCGCTCGACTACAGCAAAATGGAGGAGCAGGCCGGCGACGCCGAGCCCAGCAAATTCAGCTACCTCGACACGCCCGCCCTGCGCAACCAGCGCCCGTGCTACATCACCTACACCAACCCAGAGGTGCACGAAATCCTGAAGGAGGGCTTCGAGAAGTCGCCGATGTTCCAGGGCCGCATCAAGGGCCTGGGGCCGCGCTACTGCCCGTCGGTGGAGGACAAAATCAACCGCTTCGCCGACAAGGACCGCCACCAGATTTTTGTAGAACCGGAAGGTTGGTCCACGGTGGAAGTGTACGTGAACGGCTTTAGCTCTTCGTTGCCCGAGGACGTGCAGTACCGCGCCCTGCGCAAAATTGCCGGCTTCGAGAATGCCAAGATGTTCCGGCCCGGCTACGCCATTGAGTACGACTTCTTCCCGCCGACCCAGCTCCAGCTCACCCTGGAAACCAAGCTGATCCAGAACCTCTACTTCGCGGGCCAGATCAACGGCACCACGGGCTACGAGGAGGCCGCCTGCCAGGGCCTGATGGCCGGCATCAACGCCCACAACAAGGTGCACGGCAAAGCGCCCTTCGTGCTCAAGCGCAGCGAGGCCTACATTGGCGTGCTCATCGACGACCTTGTGAACAAGGGCACCGACGAGCCCTACCGCATGTTCACGAGCCGCGCCGAGCACCGCCTGCTGCTGCGCCAGGACAACGCCGACCTGCGCCTCACGCCCCTGGGCTACGAGCTGGGGCTGGCTTCGGAGGAGCGCATGCAGCTGGTGCGCGAAAAGGAGCAGCAGACCAAGGAAGTTGCCAAGCTGCTGAAGAACTTCGGCATCGAGGCTGCGGACATCAACCCCTGGCTCACGGAAATCGGGTCGGCCGTTATCAGCGAGAAAACCCGCGCCGTGAACCTACTGCGCCGTCCCGGCATCGACCTGCCGGCCCTAGCCCGTGTGCTGCCCGAACTCACCCTGGCCCTGGCCCCGTACCGCCCCGACGCGCTGGAGCAGGCCGAAATTCTGGTGAAGTACGAGGCTTACCTGGAGAAGGAGCACCAACAGGCCGCCCGCGTGCAGGAGCTGGAAAACTTCGTGATTCAGGGCCGCCTCGATTACACCGCCATGCCCGCCCTCTCGCACGAAGCCCGCGAGAAGCTGCTCAAGATTCAGCCCGAAACCCTGGGCCAGGCCAGCCGCATCAGCGGCGTGAGCCCCGCCGACGTGTCAGTGTTGATGGTGTATTTGGGGCGTTAAGAACGGCGTCATCCTGAGCAACCCGAACGTCATTCCGAGTGCAGCGAGGAATCTCGCGTGCTGATGTTGGGTTACCATTGCAACATCAGCACGCGAGATTCCTCGCTGCACTCGGAATGACGTTCTTACTAATGACGTTCTTGTTATCAAAGCCGGCCGCCGTTTCTTTCCGAAACGGCGGCCGGTTTGGTTTTGTACCTTCGCCTTGCGGCTGGCTTCTCTGCGCAGGCCGGTTGTCGCAATCAGCGAAATCAACATAATCAGCGAGCATCTGTGATTTACGAGCGTTTGGAGAAGTGCCCGGTTTGCGGCAAAACGGAGTTTCGCAACAAGCTGGTGGTGGAGGATAAGTCAGTCAGCAAGGAGAGTTTCGCCATTCAGCAGTGCGAAGCGTGCACGTTCCGGTTCACCAACCCGCGGCCCGACGCCGCCCACATCGGCCGTTACTACGAGTCGGACGAGTACGTGTCGCACAACAGCGGGGCAGGAGGGGTCATCAACCAGGCTTACAAAGTGGCCCGCTACTTTACCATGCGCCGCAAGGTGGCCCTGGTAAATCAGCGCGCCAGCAAGGGCCGTCTGCTCGACTACGGCTGCGGCACGGGCCATTTCCTGGCCGCCGCCAAGGCCGACGGCTGGCAGGTAGCCGGCTGGGAGCCCAACGCCCGCGCCCGGGAGGAAGCCACCGAGCGGGTGGGCCAGCCCATCGGCACCGAGAGCCTGGTGCAGTTTCAGCCCGCCAGCTTTGATGCTATTACGCTCTGGCACGTGCTGGAACACGTTCATAGCCTGAACGAAACCCTCGCGCAGCTCATCAGCTTGTTGAAGCCCGACGGTACACTCGTCATTGCCGTGCCCAACGTGGACAGCCTCGACGCCCAGCACTACCGCCAGGACTGGGCCGCCTACGACGTACCGCGCCACCTTTATCATTTCAGCCCCAAAACCATGACCCACCTGCTCAAAAAGCACAAAATGCAGGTGGTGGAAGTGCTGCCCATGCCGCTGGATGCCTATTACGTGAGCATGCTCAGCGAAAAGCACCGCGCCGAGCGGGGCGGCGGGATGCTCACCGTGCTCAAAGCCGGCTACAAATCGAACCAGTACGCCGCCCAGCACGAAGGCCAGTACAGCAGTCTGATTTACGTGGTGCGCAAACGCTAAACGGTAGGGTAGGGGAGAGGCTATCCGGCTGACACAAAACGTCTTGTTATTCCGAGCGGAGCGAGGAATCTGGGTTACGCCATTAGGCATCCGGGATTCCTCGCTTCGTTTGGCAGGTTAAGTAGCGGCCGGGCCTGACAGTTTTAGGCCGGAGCCGCGTTACAGCGTGTACCTTCGAAGCTCGGAAACGCCGGCCCGGTCGTTGCCGAACCTCGTCACCCTTTCCAACCTGCTTCCCGCGATGCTCCGACCTGCCTGCGCCCGCGCTTCCTTATTTTTAGTAGTAGCCGCAGCGGCGGGACTGAGCGGCTGCGCGGCCATCAGCTCGCCCGAGGGCGGCATTCGGGACACGATTCCGCCCAAGCTGGTGCGCACGGTACCGGCCAACGGCACCCGCAACTACCAGGGACAGTCGGTGCGGCTGGAATTCTCGGAGCAGGTGCAGCTGAAGGAGCTGGCCAAGAACCTCATCGTAGCCCCGTTGCTTTCTGACGACAACCCTTATAAGGTGCGCGAAGACCGCACCTCCATCACCCTCACCTTCGACAAGGCGCTGGCCCCGAATACCACCTATTCCTTTAACTTCGGCACCGCCATCAGCGACATTACGGAGAGCAATCCGGCTGCCAAGGCCGTGGTCAGCTTCAGCACTGGCCCCGAGCTGGACTCGGCCTCGGTGCGGGGCACGGTGGTGGATGTGCTGAGCCAACAGCCGGTAGAAAATGTGGCCGTGGTGCTGTATCCTGAAGCCGACACGGCCAACGTACGTCGGGGCCGCCCCACCTACCTGGCCCGCACCGACAAGGCTGGCCAGTTCGAGCTGAATTACCTGAAGGCCGGCCAGTACCAGGCGTACGCCTTGGCCGATAAAAACCAGAACAACCGCTACGAAGAGCCCGAGCGCATCGGCTACCTGCCCGGCCTGCTCACCGTGGGCGGCCCCGCTTCCGACAGCCTGCGCTTCGTGCTCACCCGCCCCGACACGCGCCGCCCGCTGGTAACTACTCAGAAACCCGAGCCTACGAGCTACCGCGTGAGCTACACCGAAGGCATAGTGCAAACTACTCTGGCCCCGCTGGGCGCGGCAGCTACGCCTCTTCTGAACGAGGCCGTACAGCTGGCGGAGCGAGGCCGCACCGCCGTCCTCTACCGCATCCCTGAGCTGTCCGAAGGCCGCTACCTGCTCACGGCCACCGACAGTGCCGGCAACGTAGGGCGCGACACGATTAACGTGCGCTTCCAGGGGAACGCGCCGGCTAAGCGTGGGGCAGCTTATACAGTGGAAGGCAACCCGCGCGAGGTGTACCGCCAAGGCCAGGTGAAGTTCGTGTTCAACGAGCCGGTGCGCATAGCTCCTGACAGGCCCATTGGTACACTGACGGAAGACTCCCTGAAGCGGCGGCCTTTGCGGCTGCCACAGGATGGCACCCTCAGCCTCGGCCGCACCGAGCTGGCCCTGAACCTGAACACCAACGCCCGCAAAATCGTCACGTTTCAGCTCGACAGCACGGCCATCCGTAGTATTACGGGGCAGTCGTTGGGGCTGAAGCCGCTCCGGCTGCGCGTGGTGGAGCAAACCAGTACCGGCACGCTCAGCGGCCCCGTCCAGACCACCGCCAAGCGGTATTGGGTGCAGCTGCTGGAAGCCAACGGGCAGATCCAGACCACCCTCGATTCGCCCAAAGGCACCTACCGTTTCGATAACCTGCAGCCTGGCACCTACCGCCTGCGCATACTCATCGACCAGAACGGGGACGGCCGCTGGCAGGGCGGTGACCCACAACTGCGCCAGCTGCCCGAGCCGGTAGTGCTATTTCCCAAAACCATTCAGGTGCGCTCCAACTTCGATAACGTGGAATCCTTAAGCTTCTAGCATTTCGTTTTCCGCTTTTCCCGCCCGATTCCGCTCTGCCGGAATCGGGCTTTTTTGTAGTGGCCGGTGGCGCGGTTACCGGATGATTCGGGTAAGCTGCCGGTCCTGTGCGGCTCCTGGCCGGCAGTTCCGGCAGCCCCTCTTAAAAGTGCAAATAGCTACTCTATAGATTTGTCTTTCCAAAGATATCCACACCCCAAAAGTGCGCCTATGATTCAGCAGGTCGGTTTCTAGTTTTCCCGAAACTACTATCCACATAAGTTATCCACCCTAATCGGCGTAAGCGGCGTAACCTGTGGATAATAGTGGGGAAACCTGGGGATAACCCGTGGAGAACTTGCGGACAAGTTTTTTTGCATCTGAGCCGGCTAGCACACCCTCTTGGTCATGTACAAAACCTGTGGATAGCCGTGGATAACTATCCCCCGAAAATCCCACAATCCACACACCTGTGTGGATGTGGATTGTGGATTTCTGGATAACTACTGTGGATTGTGAAAAACCTATTTAAGTAACTGATAACATGTTATTTACTATCCACATACCCTGTTGATAGACGGTGTATAACTCTGCTTTTGTACACATGTTATCCCCGCCGTGGATAACCATTAATTCTTATCCACTTATGAACACCCCTAACGACAGAGATAAAAAGAGATTTTTAAATAAAAGATTTTTTAAAAGTTATTAACCTGTGGAAAAGCCAGCCGGGTTTCCGGTCAGCCAGTTCAGGAAGAAAAGCCGGGTTTAGCCTGAGTAGGCTGTTAGGGCCAGCCGCAGGTTGTGCGGGAAGCACGGTTGACTAAACCAGCAGCTCCGGGAACAGCATCCGGCATCTAGCAGCTTCTGTCTGCGTACTCGGCAGCGAATGGGTTTTCCGCAGTTCTCATGTAGACAACCAGTGTGGGTAATCCGGTCCAACATGCTAGATGCGGCTGCCAGCGCCAATCGTGTTGATAAGATATTGGTTATCAACATATACAGGATATTTATCCACCATGCAGCGGGTATTGAGTAAAGTGGAAGGCAGCCATAGGCTGGCAACCGGCGTATAGGGAGATGCGCCTGTTCTGCCCTTTCCGGTTTCCCACCTATGCCTTTCAATTATCAACAGGATTTCCACACCGTTAATTTCCGCCAGCACCCGGAACATTACCGCGTGGGCAAAGGCGAGCAGGGCGTGCTACTGGTGCAGCCTTATAAAGGCGAGATTCTGCCCCACTGGCGCTTCCGCACTCCTTCGGTGGCCCGGGAGTCTTCAGAGCAGATCTACGCGCTGTTTGAGGCCTACTTGAAGGCTAATGACTTTGTGGGCGCCGACATGGCCCGCAAGTTTCTGCAGATGGGCTTTACGCGGGCAAGGCGTTATGCCAACCACAGAGGTGGCAAGAAGTACGACGGCCCCGTACCCGATGACAAGAAAGGGCAGAGTGGCAGCCACGGTCGCGCCGAGTTGCCCCGCTCTCCCGAAGACCCGGAAAAGGCCGAAGCCGCCGCCATTTTTAAACGCAAGTGGGACGAGGCCAAGCAACACCCCGACTATCTCCGTCAGCGCGCCGAATTTGAAGCGCGCTACGGCAAATAAGAGCTGAAATGTAAAGCATAAGGTATGAATTGAGCTGTTTAAGGCGTTTTACTCTCGTCTTTACTGCATAGTTCAAACCTCATCTCTCATAACTCAGCTTCCGAAAACCTACCTTTACGCCTACTCAACTCCTACCTTTTTCCCGAACTGGCTATGACGACTCCAGCCCAACCCTCCAGCACCGAAGAAAACGAAATCAGCCTCGGCACCGGCATGGGCCCGCTCAAGTTTGGCGCTTCCATGGATGAGGTGCGCGCCCTGATGGGTGAGCCCGAAGAAATTGAAGAGTCGGAAGACGACGACGAGTTTGAGCACCAAGCTTGGAACTACCTCGAAGAAGGCTACTCCCTGTATTTTGACCGGGAAGACGACTACCGCCTGAGCTGCATCGAGACGGACCACCCCGGCATGCGCCTCTACGGCGAGGCCATCCATGGCAAAAGCCCCGAGGAAATCCAGGAGCTCATGAAGCGCCACGGCCACGAACACAGCGAAATCGAGAAAATGGACACCGGCGAGATGCGCATCTCCTACGAAAAGGAAATGATTGACCTCTATTTCGACGACGAGGAGCTGCAGTTTGTCAACTTCGGTGTGTTCATAAACGACGACCTAGACGTGCAATGGCCTGCCTAGATCTTAGTTATCCACAAATTAGCTTGTTTTTAGTGTTGATAAGTGGATAAGATGCTAAGTATCGGGAGTTTTCAACAGTTTTTCCCAACGCGGGAGGTTTTGCTAGTAGTACTAGCACGCTGCTGATAATCAGGTAAAAAACAAAAAAGCCGCCCCGGTAACGGAGCGGCTTTTTTGTGTGATTTCAAGAGCAGGTTGCGCTGCCCTATGGTGCTTAGCTCGGAA containing:
- a CDS encoding GNAT family N-acetyltransferase, which codes for MSATPHPIRIIPGPALDYYLGQGYYRMHQDLFTCRFLPIENQLYTVHWLRLELARVHYGPEQRRLLRLAERFTVVRRPFRLTAELEELYAAYRQSITFDAPPTVEAFLLAGSTHNVFSTEVLEIRDGVRLVAAGIFDVGARTLAGIMNFYHPEYRKFSLGKVLMLLKLEHACALGHYYYYPGYVVHNYPKFDYKLFPCPAATEVFDCLTAQWLPFSWPEVNRQAAELLADWNEDDFAPDDEA
- a CDS encoding DUF4175 family protein → MPGLGGTLMVVEKDPATTRALDDVLARLDAFKHKFYLNLLVRGLLVAGGLVLSLFLVFNLLEYFLYLPTWVRAGLLFGFVGGVAVAFFRWIWQPLAALTHLRRMLSDEQAARRVGELFPEVQDKLLNALQLRGQAQENALLAASLEQRAGQLRGVEFSQGINIQAQTRPLWKYVAVPAVVVMGLLLVYPRLFVQGTGRILNYNRTYSPPAPFRFVVENKQLTAFQGEDFSLNVAVEGEALPNEISIAFEGRQRRLTRTTGNLFRYDFRQLRRDVQFQLTAAGFSSEAYNLTVKTRPNLRDFVVRATYPAYLRRPAETLRNAGNLTVPEGTDLRWDFSTEATDQLRLQFRNPDETLTATSDDGQFLVSRRALRSQTYAVQLRNAASPNRDPIEYQLTVVPDQVPEVTLETFQDTTARRFLALGGNLRDDYGFSRLQLHYRVLSKGRPNAAYQMKALPLGTGPSQSYAYQWDARPLNLKPGDRLEYFVQAWDNDGVHGPKAARSRTAEFRLPGRAEQRQQLASQSQAVQSQLSQAAQQSKKMERELAKAEDKLKVKRDLNFQDRKQLKDMLDQKQQMDQAMDELKRQFEQLQEQQNELNPQKNEELAEKAKELQKLMEDLLDPETKKLYEELRKLLEQQQDQNQPDMQKLLQQLENKENTLQKELERALEMFKQLQFEQKQDQALEKLQQLAQEQQKLAEETQKNDKQNPDNKLSNEQQKANNEQLKNKQAEQQQQFDEVKQDLQDLKELDKQLDGQNGADEMKQDQQQVDEQQQQSQEQLGKNQNQKASQNQKQAAQKMQQMAQKMQQQMDQEESDEQQQNIDDLRDILENLLKLSFDQENLMKQFRQVDQSDPRFVQLGQTQRKLKDDARVVQDSLYALAKRVFQIKSFVTREVGEMNGRMDESLDQIRQRNVGRATSSQQLAMTSMNNLALMLNDALQQMQQQQRESQSQQQMQGGGKPGRKKKKGSSAGEGQMGRMQQQLNQQIQQLQQSGKTGRALSEELAKLAGQQQMLRQAMQDLERMQQKGGGKPGSNKDGQGQNGAGGLGDVKKMMEQTETDLVNKRLTEQTIMRQRQILTRLLEAEKSARERDQDDKREAQTAQNRPPVFPPAFQQYKRQQNRQTELLRTVPPTLTPYYQREVSEYFQKMK
- the ybeY gene encoding rRNA maturation RNase YbeY — its product is MSDLPTEHDELEDADDFGGESHGIEFMVEDVEFELADAQDLTSWIERVAEVHEHEIVQLTYIFCSDEYLHKVNVEYLDHDTYTDVITFDNADDADIIEGDIFISVDRVRENALTHGVTFRDELHRVMIHGVLHLLGYADKDLLSQTAMRKKEDDCLLLRTF
- a CDS encoding ATP-binding protein, with protein sequence MKQVKIQIPSLVENIRVVESFIDNSKDTFHIDDDIYGNIMVAVTEAVNNAIRHGNKFDKDKNVFLSLFVEPDRVKFEIEDEGTGFDYTNLSDPTAPENLENPGGRGIFLIRHLADEVEFQKDGRHVQLTFMLPTPATEAEQTSTINGAETTAH